One region of Mugil cephalus isolate CIBA_MC_2020 chromosome 17, CIBA_Mcephalus_1.1, whole genome shotgun sequence genomic DNA includes:
- the LOC125023689 gene encoding uncharacterized protein LOC125023689 isoform X3 → MPSFVFLDNVERYIRRRTFPLSSSKSSKSVIRAASKHFVYKDGALFRSFRGRLLRVVRSDEEMREILTRYHDNNNHAGRVRAVKEIMLMYYWVGVTEVVKNWIRACTVCQTRSLDAPPDPPVRFCLVYGCDASSYVHPELSFHRFPKESERRSRWLTAAQRDEGSLRINSYVCSRHFEPSCFTLSEDGQRTLSPDAAPTIRPGLEVEGPVPPGEDVFRSDPAFDPSLAPVHLQEHQYCLPAPDPDHEEDQKTRSIIEPKFTTYNNIVRFLSRRMVPTQSKKSRCALKRMAKRFGLVDGALMYTRVSPPLRVPLSSNEVTFILKKFHDDQGHCGQGLCQRAISKQYYWASMTRDVSRWISTCNTCINRTKRKMLRCSIYNCTNCSGPVERGLGLTFHKFPFQYPSLLAQWLKAVGRSHYHPRLWSSVCSTHFTDDCFDRSGEKVVLRPDAVPTLMVHSDSAAFFAKYDAVELYLSRRTYPPGLSYVEKNTFRTFCKKFSIKDGQLHLGTGDRVRLVLRNRQQVETALKDYHNELNHLNVTKSLRLLSDRFFWKTMRCDVVQWIESCSQCSSKLRKKPETRSEAGGPETLRTPGLDSDSMKDNNNTGDEYEDEEAGGDTEGQSTGTPEDTEINPASPVYPPVLSTPSFSVSSSVLEAQRDQVQVEPQEQEVRTPHFIQPETWSETLEDSEAKGGGGLDPVVAPSSKPWPVFTIASSTTAQTQGRPPETDSSSQTQGTSLQARTVVQLCTEARVQIRAALDGAEAQWAQIQEGMVVFVCFFHGASEDVTCEMARTLMTTKFFRRDTGHAVSLLELPGSVLFIHQDSLLGEPLAHRSRRYRGGCEPWWGVQLFSSLASACRELMLASAKCRKAGVRVEQGVYGRKQEMVLKSSEPLTQLLHF, encoded by the exons atGCCGTCCTTCGTCTTCCTGGACAATGTGGAGCGTTATATCCGGAGGAGGACGTTTCCACTGAGTTCATCTAAAAGCTCAAAGAGTGTGATCAGAGCAGCCAGCAAACACTTTGTCTACAAAG ATGGCGCCCTGTTCCGATCTTTCCGCGGCCGCCTCCTCCGCGTCGTCAGGAGCGACGAGGAGATGCGGGAGATCCTGACACgttaccatgacaacaacaaccacgccGGCCGCGTCCGCGCTGTGAAGGAGATCATG CTGATGTATTACTGGGTGGGAGTGACGGAGGTGGTGAAGAACTGGATCAGAGCCTGCACCGTCTGTCAGACCCGGAGTCTGGACGCCCCCCCTGACCCTCCGGTCCGGTTCTGTCTGGTCTACGGCTGCGATGCGTCCAGCTACGTCCACCCCGAGCTCAGCTTCCACAG GTTTCCCAAGGAGTCTGAGCGTCGCAGTCGCTGGTTGACGGCGGCTCAGAGAGACGAAGGATCCCTGAGAATCAACTCGTACGTCTGCTCTCGACACTTCGAGCCGTCCTGCTTCACGCTGAGTGAAGACGGTCAACGGACTCTGTCCCCGGACGCTGCACCCACCATCAGACCTGGTCTGGAGGTGGAG GGGCCTGTCCCTCCAGGTGAGGACGTCTTTCGTTCTGATCCAGCCTTTGACCCGTCTCTCGCCCCCGTGCACCTTCAGGAGCATCAGTATTGCCTCCCGGCTCCGGACCCGGACCACGAGGAGGACCAGAAGACGAGGAGCATCATCGAGCCCAAGTttaccacctacaacaacatcGTCAg GTTTCTGAGTCGCAGGATGGTTCCAACACAAAGCAAGAAAAGCAGATGTGCTTTAAAGAGGATGGCCAAACGCTTCGGCCTCGTCG ACGGAGCGCTGATGTATACGAGAGTCTCTCCTCCACTCAGAGTCCCACTCAGCAGCAACGAG GTCACCTTCATCCTGAAGAAGTTCCATGATGACCAGGGTCACTGTGGTCAGGGGCTCTGCCAGAGAGCCATCTCCAAGCAGTACTACTGGGCCAGCATGACCCGAGACGTGTCCCGATGGATCTCCACCTGCAACACCTGCATCAACAGGACCAAGAGGAAGATGCTTCGCTGCAGCATCTACAACTGCACCAACTGCAGTGGGCCGGTGGAGAGAGGCCTGGGCCTCACCTTCCACAA GTTTCCTTTCCAGTACCCGTCCCTTCTGGCTCAGTGGCTGAAGGCCGTGGGCCGTTCTCATTACCACCCTCGTCTCTGGTCGTCTGTTTGTTCGACTCATTTCACCGACGACTGCTTCGACCGCAGTGGAGAGAAGGTCGTCCTCCGTCCGGACGCCGTTCCCACGCTCATGGTCCACAGCGACTCCGCG GCCTTCTTTGCCAAGTACGACGCGGTGGAGCTCTACCTCAGCCGACGCACCTACCCCCCAGGACTGAGCTACGTGGAGAAGAACACCTTCAGGACGTTCTGCAAGAAGTTCTCCATCAAAG acGGCCAACTCCACCTGGGAACAGGAGACCGGGTACGTTTGGTCCTGAGGAACCGGCAGCAGGTGGAGACGGCGCTGAAGGACTACCACAACGAACTCAACCACCTCAACGTCACAAAGAGTCTACGGCTGCTCAGCGACAG GTTCTTCTGGAAGACCATGAGGTGTGATGTGGTGCAGTGGATCGAGAGCTGCTCTCAGTGCAGCTCGAAGCTGAGGAAGAAGCCTGAGACTCGTTCGGAGGCTGGAGGACCAGAGACTCTCAGGACTCCTGGTCTGGACTCAGACAG CAtgaaggacaacaacaacactggtGATGAATATGAGGAcgaggaagctggaggagacacagagggacagtCCACAGGGACTCCAGAAGATACAGAG ATCAATCCTGCGTCTCCTGTGTACCCCCCCGTCCTCAGCACCCCGTCCTTCTCCGTCTCCAGCTCTGTCCTAGAAGCTCAGAGGGACCAGGTCCAGGTGGAGCctcaggaacaggaagtgaggaCGCCTCACTTTATCCAGCCAGAGACGTGGTCAGAGACTCTGGAGGACTCTGAAGCCAAGGGGGGCGGTGGTCTGGATCCCGTGGTGGCTCCGAGCTCCAAACCCTGGCCCGTCTTCACCATCGCCAGCTCCACCACGGCTCAGACACAGGGACGTCccccagagacagacag CTCGTCCCAGACTCAGGGGACCAGTCTTCAGGCTCGGACCGTGGTCCAGCTGTGCACCGAGGCCCGGGTCCAGATCCGAGCGGCCCTGGATGGAGCCGAGGCTCAGTGGGCTCAG atccAGGAGGGGatggtggtgtttgtgtgtttcttccaCGGAGCCTCGGAGGACGTCACATGTGAGATGG CCAGGACTCTGATGACCACCAAGTTCTTCCGTAGAGACACCGGCCACGCCGTGTCCCTGCTGGAGCTTCCTGGGAGCGTTTTGTTCATCCACCAGGACTCGCTGCTCGGGGAGCCGCTGGCCCACAGGAGCAGGCGCTACAGGGGCGGCTGTGAACCGTGGTGGGGGGTCCAGCTCTTCTCCAGCCTGGCGTCGGCCTGCAGGGAGCTCATGTTGGCCTCGGCCAAGTGCAGGAAGGCCGGCGTGAGGGTGGAGCAGGGAGTCTACGGCCGCAAGCAGGAGATGGTCCTGAAGTCCTCAGAGCCGCTCACCCAGCTGCTGCACTTCTGA
- the LOC125023689 gene encoding uncharacterized protein LOC125023689 isoform X2, translating into MPSFVFLDNVERYIRRRTFPLSSSKSSKSVIRAASKHFVYKDGALFRSFRGRLLRVVRSDEEMREILTRYHDNNNHAGRVRAVKEIMLMYYWVGVTEVVKNWIRACTVCQTRSLDAPPDPPVRFCLVYGCDASSYVHPELSFHRFPKESERRSRWLTAAQRDEGSLRINSYVCSRHFEPSCFTLSEDGQRTLSPDAAPTIRPGLEGPVPPGEDVFRSDPAFDPSLAPVHLQEHQYCLPAPDPDHEEDQKTRSIIEPKFTTYNNIVRFLSRRMVPTQSKKSRCALKRMAKRFGLVDGALMYTRVSPPLRVPLSSNEVTFILKKFHDDQGHCGQGLCQRAISKQYYWASMTRDVSRWISTCNTCINRTKRKMLRCSIYNCTNCSGPVERGLGLTFHKFPFQYPSLLAQWLKAVGRSHYHPRLWSSVCSTHFTDDCFDRSGEKVVLRPDAVPTLMVHSDSAAFFAKYDAVELYLSRRTYPPGLSYVEKNTFRTFCKKFSIKDGQLHLGTGDRVRLVLRNRQQVETALKDYHNELNHLNVTKSLRLLSDRFFWKTMRCDVVQWIESCSQCSSKLRKKPETRSEAGGPETLRTPGLDSDSMKDNNNTGDEYEDEEAGGDTEGQSTGTPEDTEINPASPVYPPVLSTPSFSVSSSVLEAQRDQVQVEPQEQEVRTPHFIQPETWSETLEDSEAKGGGGLDPVVAPSSKPWPVFTIASSTTAQTQGRPPETDSSSQTQGTSLQARTVVQLCTEARVQIRAALDGAEAQWAQIQEGMVVFVCFFHGASEDVTCEMGESSDRPSSSVFERFNGLPLVSSSARTLMTTKFFRRDTGHAVSLLELPGSVLFIHQDSLLGEPLAHRSRRYRGGCEPWWGVQLFSSLASACRELMLASAKCRKAGVRVEQGVYGRKQEMVLKSSEPLTQLLHF; encoded by the exons atGCCGTCCTTCGTCTTCCTGGACAATGTGGAGCGTTATATCCGGAGGAGGACGTTTCCACTGAGTTCATCTAAAAGCTCAAAGAGTGTGATCAGAGCAGCCAGCAAACACTTTGTCTACAAAG ATGGCGCCCTGTTCCGATCTTTCCGCGGCCGCCTCCTCCGCGTCGTCAGGAGCGACGAGGAGATGCGGGAGATCCTGACACgttaccatgacaacaacaaccacgccGGCCGCGTCCGCGCTGTGAAGGAGATCATG CTGATGTATTACTGGGTGGGAGTGACGGAGGTGGTGAAGAACTGGATCAGAGCCTGCACCGTCTGTCAGACCCGGAGTCTGGACGCCCCCCCTGACCCTCCGGTCCGGTTCTGTCTGGTCTACGGCTGCGATGCGTCCAGCTACGTCCACCCCGAGCTCAGCTTCCACAG GTTTCCCAAGGAGTCTGAGCGTCGCAGTCGCTGGTTGACGGCGGCTCAGAGAGACGAAGGATCCCTGAGAATCAACTCGTACGTCTGCTCTCGACACTTCGAGCCGTCCTGCTTCACGCTGAGTGAAGACGGTCAACGGACTCTGTCCCCGGACGCTGCACCCACCATCAGACCTGGTCTGGAG GGGCCTGTCCCTCCAGGTGAGGACGTCTTTCGTTCTGATCCAGCCTTTGACCCGTCTCTCGCCCCCGTGCACCTTCAGGAGCATCAGTATTGCCTCCCGGCTCCGGACCCGGACCACGAGGAGGACCAGAAGACGAGGAGCATCATCGAGCCCAAGTttaccacctacaacaacatcGTCAg GTTTCTGAGTCGCAGGATGGTTCCAACACAAAGCAAGAAAAGCAGATGTGCTTTAAAGAGGATGGCCAAACGCTTCGGCCTCGTCG ACGGAGCGCTGATGTATACGAGAGTCTCTCCTCCACTCAGAGTCCCACTCAGCAGCAACGAG GTCACCTTCATCCTGAAGAAGTTCCATGATGACCAGGGTCACTGTGGTCAGGGGCTCTGCCAGAGAGCCATCTCCAAGCAGTACTACTGGGCCAGCATGACCCGAGACGTGTCCCGATGGATCTCCACCTGCAACACCTGCATCAACAGGACCAAGAGGAAGATGCTTCGCTGCAGCATCTACAACTGCACCAACTGCAGTGGGCCGGTGGAGAGAGGCCTGGGCCTCACCTTCCACAA GTTTCCTTTCCAGTACCCGTCCCTTCTGGCTCAGTGGCTGAAGGCCGTGGGCCGTTCTCATTACCACCCTCGTCTCTGGTCGTCTGTTTGTTCGACTCATTTCACCGACGACTGCTTCGACCGCAGTGGAGAGAAGGTCGTCCTCCGTCCGGACGCCGTTCCCACGCTCATGGTCCACAGCGACTCCGCG GCCTTCTTTGCCAAGTACGACGCGGTGGAGCTCTACCTCAGCCGACGCACCTACCCCCCAGGACTGAGCTACGTGGAGAAGAACACCTTCAGGACGTTCTGCAAGAAGTTCTCCATCAAAG acGGCCAACTCCACCTGGGAACAGGAGACCGGGTACGTTTGGTCCTGAGGAACCGGCAGCAGGTGGAGACGGCGCTGAAGGACTACCACAACGAACTCAACCACCTCAACGTCACAAAGAGTCTACGGCTGCTCAGCGACAG GTTCTTCTGGAAGACCATGAGGTGTGATGTGGTGCAGTGGATCGAGAGCTGCTCTCAGTGCAGCTCGAAGCTGAGGAAGAAGCCTGAGACTCGTTCGGAGGCTGGAGGACCAGAGACTCTCAGGACTCCTGGTCTGGACTCAGACAG CAtgaaggacaacaacaacactggtGATGAATATGAGGAcgaggaagctggaggagacacagagggacagtCCACAGGGACTCCAGAAGATACAGAG ATCAATCCTGCGTCTCCTGTGTACCCCCCCGTCCTCAGCACCCCGTCCTTCTCCGTCTCCAGCTCTGTCCTAGAAGCTCAGAGGGACCAGGTCCAGGTGGAGCctcaggaacaggaagtgaggaCGCCTCACTTTATCCAGCCAGAGACGTGGTCAGAGACTCTGGAGGACTCTGAAGCCAAGGGGGGCGGTGGTCTGGATCCCGTGGTGGCTCCGAGCTCCAAACCCTGGCCCGTCTTCACCATCGCCAGCTCCACCACGGCTCAGACACAGGGACGTCccccagagacagacag CTCGTCCCAGACTCAGGGGACCAGTCTTCAGGCTCGGACCGTGGTCCAGCTGTGCACCGAGGCCCGGGTCCAGATCCGAGCGGCCCTGGATGGAGCCGAGGCTCAGTGGGCTCAG atccAGGAGGGGatggtggtgtttgtgtgtttcttccaCGGAGCCTCGGAGGACGTCACATGTGAGATGGGTGAGTCCTCAGACCGACCGTCCTCCTCCGTCTTTGAACGTTTTAATGGTCTCCCCTTGGTCTCCTCCTCAGCCAGGACTCTGATGACCACCAAGTTCTTCCGTAGAGACACCGGCCACGCCGTGTCCCTGCTGGAGCTTCCTGGGAGCGTTTTGTTCATCCACCAGGACTCGCTGCTCGGGGAGCCGCTGGCCCACAGGAGCAGGCGCTACAGGGGCGGCTGTGAACCGTGGTGGGGGGTCCAGCTCTTCTCCAGCCTGGCGTCGGCCTGCAGGGAGCTCATGTTGGCCTCGGCCAAGTGCAGGAAGGCCGGCGTGAGGGTGGAGCAGGGAGTCTACGGCCGCAAGCAGGAGATGGTCCTGAAGTCCTCAGAGCCGCTCACCCAGCTGCTGCACTTCTGA
- the sec23a gene encoding protein transport protein Sec23A yields MTTFPEYIAQSEDRDGVRLSWNVWPSSRLEATRMVVPVAALFTPLKERTDLPPIQYEPVLCSRATCRAVLNPLCQVDYRAKLWACNFCYQRNQFPPSYAGISEVNQPAELLPQFSTIEYVVQRGPQMPLVFLYVVDTCMEDEDLQALKESLQMSLSLLPPTALVGLITFGRMVQVHELGCEGISKSYVFRGTKDLNAKQLQEMLGLTKPSAAQGRGPQPTQQPLSNRFLQPVQKIDMNLTDLLGELQRDPWPVTQGKRPLRSLGVAMSIAVGLLECTFPNTGARIMTFIGGPATQGPGMVVGDELKTPIRSWHDIEKDNAKFMKKATKHYESLASRASSNGHIMDIYACALDQTGLLEMKCCANHTGGFMVMADSFNTSLFKQTFQRVFTKDVQGSFKMAFAATLEVKTSREIKVSGAIGPCVSLNAKGPCVSENEIGTGGTCQWKICGLDPNTTLALFFEVVNQHNAPIPQGGRGAIQFVTQYQHSSGQRRIRVTTTARNWADAQTQIQNIAASFDQEAAAILMARLAVYRAETEEGPDVLRWLDRQLIRLCQKFGDYHKDDPNSFRFSETFSLYPQFMFHLRRSPFLQVFNNSPDESSYYRHHFNRQDLTQALIMIQPVLYAYSFNGPPEPVLLDSSSILPDRILLMDTFFQILIYHGETVAQWRKAGYQEMPEYENFRHLLQAPVDDAQELLHTRFPMPRYIDTEHGGSQARFLLSKVNPSQTHNNMYGWGQESGAPILTDDVSLQVFMDHLKKLAVSSAA; encoded by the exons ATGACGACCTTCCCAGAGTACATCGCCCAGAGCGAGGACCGGGACGGGGTCCGTCTCAGCTGGAATGTCTGGCCGTCCTCCCGGTTGGAGGCGACCCGGATGGTGGTGCCGGTGGCAGCGCTGTTCACCCCCCTGAAGGAGAGGACGGACCTCCCCCCGATCCAGTACGAACCGGTCCTCTGCAGCCGGGCCACCTGCAGAGCTGTCCTCAACCCACTGTG CCAGGTGGACTACCGAGCCAAGCTGTGGGCCTGTAACTTCTGCTACCAGAGGAACCAG TTTCCTCCGTCCTACGCCGGGATCTCTGAGGTCAACCAACCAGCTGAGCTACTGCCTCAGTTCTCCACCATCGAGTATGTGGTCCAG cGGGGCCCTCAGATGCCGCTCGTCTTCCTGTACGTGGTGGACACCTGCATGGAGGACGAGGACCTGCAGGCCTTGAAGGAGTCTCTGCAGATGTCCCTGTCTCTGCTGCCCCCCACTGCTCTGGTGGGACTCATCACCTTTGGACGCATGGTCCAGGTCCACGAGCTGGGCTGCGAAGGGATCTCCAAGAGCTACGTCTTCAGGGGGACCAAGGACCTGAACGCCAAGCAGCTGCAG GAGATGCTGGGTCTGACCAAACCGTCAGCGGCTCAGGGACGAGGACCTCAACCCACTCAGCAGCCGCTGTCAAACAG GTTCCTTCAGCCGGTGCAGAAGATCGACATGAACCTGACCGACCTGTTGGGGGAGCTGCAGCGTGACCCCTGGCCGGTCACCCAGGGCAAACGGCCGCTGCGCTCGCTGGGCGTGGCCATGTCCATCGCTGTGGGCCTGCTTGag TGCACCTTCCCCAACACCGGCGCTCGGATCATGACGTTCATCGGTGGCCCGGCGACGCAGGGGCCCGGCATGGTGGTGGGGGACGAGCTGAAGACCCCGATTAGGTCCTGGCATGACATCGAGAAGGACAACGCCAAGTTCATGAAGAAAGCCACTAAA CATTACGAGTCTCTGGCCAGCAGGGCGTCCTCTAATGGACACATCATGGACATCTATGCCTGCGCTCTGGACCAGACCGGCCTCCTGGAGATGAAGTGCTGCGCTAACCACACCGG AGGCTTCATGGTGATGGCCGACTCCTTCAACACGTCCCTGTTCAAACAGACCTTCCAGAGAGTCTTCACCAAAGACGTCCAGGGCTCCTTTAAGATGGCTTTCGCCGCTACGCTGGAGGTCAAG ACGTCCAGAGAGATCAAGGTTTCAGGAGCCATCGGTCCCTGTGTGTCTCTCAACGCCAAAGGACCCTGTGTCTCTGAAAAT GAGATTGGAACTGGAGGAACCTGCCAGTGGAAGATCTGTGGTCTGGATCCAAACACCACGTTGGCTCTTTTCTTTGAGGTCGTGAACCAG CACAACGCTCCGATCCCTCAGGGCGGCCGGGGGGCGATTCAGTTCGTCACCCAGTACCAACACTCATCAGGACAGAGACGCATCAGAGTCACCACCACGGCCAGGAA ctggGCTGACGCTCAGACTCAAATCCAGAACATCGCGGCGTCCTTTGACCAGGAGGCGGCGGCCATCTTGATGGCGAGGTTGGCGGTGTATCGGGCGGAGACGGAGGAGGGACCGGACGTCCTCAGGTGGTTGGACAGACAGCTGATCAGACTG tgtcagaAGTTTGGAGATTACCACAAAGACGACCCAAACTCCTTCAGGTTCTCTGAGACCTTCTCCCTCTATCCCCAG TTCATGTTCCACCTGCGTCGCTCTCCCTTCCTACAAGTGTTCAACAACAGTCCAGATGAGAGTTCCTACTACAGACATCACTTCAACCGCCAGGACCTGACGCAGGCCCTCATCATGATCCAACCTGTTCTTTACGCATACTCCTTCAACGGGCCGCCAGAG CCCGTCCTGttggacagcagcagcatccttCCAGATCGTATCCTGTTGATGGACACCTTCTTCCAGATCCTCATCTACCACGGAGAG ACCGTGGCTCAGTGGAGGAAGGCTGGTTACCAGGAGATGCCCGAGTATGAGAACTTCCGACACCTCCTCCAGGCTCCGGTGGACGACGCCCAGGAGCTGCTGCATACTCGCTTCCCGATGCCCAGATACATCGACACGGAGCACGGTGGCAGCCAG gcCCGTTTCCTGCTTTCCAAAGTCAACCCCTCCCAGACCCACAACAACATGTACGGCTGGGGGCAG GAATCTGGAGCTCCCATCCTGACGGACGACGTCAGCCTGCAGGTGTTCATGGACCACCTGAAGAAACTCGCCGTGTCCAGCGCCGCCTGA
- the LOC125023689 gene encoding uncharacterized protein LOC125023689 isoform X1, whose amino-acid sequence MPSFVFLDNVERYIRRRTFPLSSSKSSKSVIRAASKHFVYKDGALFRSFRGRLLRVVRSDEEMREILTRYHDNNNHAGRVRAVKEIMLMYYWVGVTEVVKNWIRACTVCQTRSLDAPPDPPVRFCLVYGCDASSYVHPELSFHRFPKESERRSRWLTAAQRDEGSLRINSYVCSRHFEPSCFTLSEDGQRTLSPDAAPTIRPGLEVEGPVPPGEDVFRSDPAFDPSLAPVHLQEHQYCLPAPDPDHEEDQKTRSIIEPKFTTYNNIVRFLSRRMVPTQSKKSRCALKRMAKRFGLVDGALMYTRVSPPLRVPLSSNEVTFILKKFHDDQGHCGQGLCQRAISKQYYWASMTRDVSRWISTCNTCINRTKRKMLRCSIYNCTNCSGPVERGLGLTFHKFPFQYPSLLAQWLKAVGRSHYHPRLWSSVCSTHFTDDCFDRSGEKVVLRPDAVPTLMVHSDSAAFFAKYDAVELYLSRRTYPPGLSYVEKNTFRTFCKKFSIKDGQLHLGTGDRVRLVLRNRQQVETALKDYHNELNHLNVTKSLRLLSDRFFWKTMRCDVVQWIESCSQCSSKLRKKPETRSEAGGPETLRTPGLDSDSMKDNNNTGDEYEDEEAGGDTEGQSTGTPEDTEINPASPVYPPVLSTPSFSVSSSVLEAQRDQVQVEPQEQEVRTPHFIQPETWSETLEDSEAKGGGGLDPVVAPSSKPWPVFTIASSTTAQTQGRPPETDSSSQTQGTSLQARTVVQLCTEARVQIRAALDGAEAQWAQIQEGMVVFVCFFHGASEDVTCEMGESSDRPSSSVFERFNGLPLVSSSARTLMTTKFFRRDTGHAVSLLELPGSVLFIHQDSLLGEPLAHRSRRYRGGCEPWWGVQLFSSLASACRELMLASAKCRKAGVRVEQGVYGRKQEMVLKSSEPLTQLLHF is encoded by the exons atGCCGTCCTTCGTCTTCCTGGACAATGTGGAGCGTTATATCCGGAGGAGGACGTTTCCACTGAGTTCATCTAAAAGCTCAAAGAGTGTGATCAGAGCAGCCAGCAAACACTTTGTCTACAAAG ATGGCGCCCTGTTCCGATCTTTCCGCGGCCGCCTCCTCCGCGTCGTCAGGAGCGACGAGGAGATGCGGGAGATCCTGACACgttaccatgacaacaacaaccacgccGGCCGCGTCCGCGCTGTGAAGGAGATCATG CTGATGTATTACTGGGTGGGAGTGACGGAGGTGGTGAAGAACTGGATCAGAGCCTGCACCGTCTGTCAGACCCGGAGTCTGGACGCCCCCCCTGACCCTCCGGTCCGGTTCTGTCTGGTCTACGGCTGCGATGCGTCCAGCTACGTCCACCCCGAGCTCAGCTTCCACAG GTTTCCCAAGGAGTCTGAGCGTCGCAGTCGCTGGTTGACGGCGGCTCAGAGAGACGAAGGATCCCTGAGAATCAACTCGTACGTCTGCTCTCGACACTTCGAGCCGTCCTGCTTCACGCTGAGTGAAGACGGTCAACGGACTCTGTCCCCGGACGCTGCACCCACCATCAGACCTGGTCTGGAGGTGGAG GGGCCTGTCCCTCCAGGTGAGGACGTCTTTCGTTCTGATCCAGCCTTTGACCCGTCTCTCGCCCCCGTGCACCTTCAGGAGCATCAGTATTGCCTCCCGGCTCCGGACCCGGACCACGAGGAGGACCAGAAGACGAGGAGCATCATCGAGCCCAAGTttaccacctacaacaacatcGTCAg GTTTCTGAGTCGCAGGATGGTTCCAACACAAAGCAAGAAAAGCAGATGTGCTTTAAAGAGGATGGCCAAACGCTTCGGCCTCGTCG ACGGAGCGCTGATGTATACGAGAGTCTCTCCTCCACTCAGAGTCCCACTCAGCAGCAACGAG GTCACCTTCATCCTGAAGAAGTTCCATGATGACCAGGGTCACTGTGGTCAGGGGCTCTGCCAGAGAGCCATCTCCAAGCAGTACTACTGGGCCAGCATGACCCGAGACGTGTCCCGATGGATCTCCACCTGCAACACCTGCATCAACAGGACCAAGAGGAAGATGCTTCGCTGCAGCATCTACAACTGCACCAACTGCAGTGGGCCGGTGGAGAGAGGCCTGGGCCTCACCTTCCACAA GTTTCCTTTCCAGTACCCGTCCCTTCTGGCTCAGTGGCTGAAGGCCGTGGGCCGTTCTCATTACCACCCTCGTCTCTGGTCGTCTGTTTGTTCGACTCATTTCACCGACGACTGCTTCGACCGCAGTGGAGAGAAGGTCGTCCTCCGTCCGGACGCCGTTCCCACGCTCATGGTCCACAGCGACTCCGCG GCCTTCTTTGCCAAGTACGACGCGGTGGAGCTCTACCTCAGCCGACGCACCTACCCCCCAGGACTGAGCTACGTGGAGAAGAACACCTTCAGGACGTTCTGCAAGAAGTTCTCCATCAAAG acGGCCAACTCCACCTGGGAACAGGAGACCGGGTACGTTTGGTCCTGAGGAACCGGCAGCAGGTGGAGACGGCGCTGAAGGACTACCACAACGAACTCAACCACCTCAACGTCACAAAGAGTCTACGGCTGCTCAGCGACAG GTTCTTCTGGAAGACCATGAGGTGTGATGTGGTGCAGTGGATCGAGAGCTGCTCTCAGTGCAGCTCGAAGCTGAGGAAGAAGCCTGAGACTCGTTCGGAGGCTGGAGGACCAGAGACTCTCAGGACTCCTGGTCTGGACTCAGACAG CAtgaaggacaacaacaacactggtGATGAATATGAGGAcgaggaagctggaggagacacagagggacagtCCACAGGGACTCCAGAAGATACAGAG ATCAATCCTGCGTCTCCTGTGTACCCCCCCGTCCTCAGCACCCCGTCCTTCTCCGTCTCCAGCTCTGTCCTAGAAGCTCAGAGGGACCAGGTCCAGGTGGAGCctcaggaacaggaagtgaggaCGCCTCACTTTATCCAGCCAGAGACGTGGTCAGAGACTCTGGAGGACTCTGAAGCCAAGGGGGGCGGTGGTCTGGATCCCGTGGTGGCTCCGAGCTCCAAACCCTGGCCCGTCTTCACCATCGCCAGCTCCACCACGGCTCAGACACAGGGACGTCccccagagacagacag CTCGTCCCAGACTCAGGGGACCAGTCTTCAGGCTCGGACCGTGGTCCAGCTGTGCACCGAGGCCCGGGTCCAGATCCGAGCGGCCCTGGATGGAGCCGAGGCTCAGTGGGCTCAG atccAGGAGGGGatggtggtgtttgtgtgtttcttccaCGGAGCCTCGGAGGACGTCACATGTGAGATGGGTGAGTCCTCAGACCGACCGTCCTCCTCCGTCTTTGAACGTTTTAATGGTCTCCCCTTGGTCTCCTCCTCAGCCAGGACTCTGATGACCACCAAGTTCTTCCGTAGAGACACCGGCCACGCCGTGTCCCTGCTGGAGCTTCCTGGGAGCGTTTTGTTCATCCACCAGGACTCGCTGCTCGGGGAGCCGCTGGCCCACAGGAGCAGGCGCTACAGGGGCGGCTGTGAACCGTGGTGGGGGGTCCAGCTCTTCTCCAGCCTGGCGTCGGCCTGCAGGGAGCTCATGTTGGCCTCGGCCAAGTGCAGGAAGGCCGGCGTGAGGGTGGAGCAGGGAGTCTACGGCCGCAAGCAGGAGATGGTCCTGAAGTCCTCAGAGCCGCTCACCCAGCTGCTGCACTTCTGA